From the genome of Leptotrichia sp. oral taxon 847:
TGGCAATAAATTTAAGTAAAGATAATTTTGAAACAACAATTTCAAGCGGAGTGGTTTTGGTAGATTTTTGGGCAAGTTGGTGTGGACCTTGTAAAATGCAGCTTCCTATAGTTGAAGAACTATCGAATGAATTGGGAGAAAAAGCAAAAGTTGGGAAAGTGAATGTTGATGAGCAATTAGAATTAGCACAACAATTTGGAATCCAAAGTATCCCTACATTGATTTTGTTCAAAGATGGAAAACCTTTAGAAAAAATGGTTGGACTTCAATCGAAGGAAACTTTGTACGAAAAGATAAACGGTGCATTATAAAAAATTAAAATTTAATTTTGGGTAAAAGATTTTAAAGAAAAATTATGAATTTTAGAAATTGTCTTTATTTGTAATTTTTCTTTTTTTAGAAAGGGAGAAAAAATGTTATATGATTCAGTAATTATAGGTTCTGGACCTGCTGGACTTACAGCTGCAATTTATTTGGGACGGGCAGGACTAAAAAATATTATAATAAACGGAATGGAACCGGGAGGACAGCTTACAACTACGACTGAAGTGGAAAACTTTCCAGGATTTCCTAAAGGAGTTGACGGGTCACAATTAATAGAAGATATAAAGTTGCAAGCAAAAAATTTTGGGA
Proteins encoded in this window:
- the trxA gene encoding thioredoxin, with product MAINLSKDNFETTISSGVVLVDFWASWCGPCKMQLPIVEELSNELGEKAKVGKVNVDEQLELAQQFGIQSIPTLILFKDGKPLEKMVGLQSKETLYEKINGAL